A single region of the Grus americana isolate bGruAme1 chromosome 3, bGruAme1.mat, whole genome shotgun sequence genome encodes:
- the RSPH9 gene encoding radial spoke head protein 9 homolog — protein MEAASLPAALELVAGGGAGLSPEKRAVLGASLLLLQRDYRFERVWFWGCIQGVRGAYYIAEGLGPDRAAPRSRLYSLNCVEWSLLPPATEDIVAQAEQLKGRFQGDPSFEYEYTEINTEDAERLFEDGKELMIKEETRLVATIEQIDRAVGIIPRGAFVKTPLGSVHENRNFEGLSLTEAKKLSSYFHFTEPVNLKNKTLLEKALLDPSTDFLDSLEHDIPQGSWTVQLEKGGTVVVLRSLLWLGLTFYHVPMTKQYGYVYFGTGEKNLDLPFML, from the exons ATGGAGGCAGCATCGCTGCCCGCCGCGCTGGAGCTGGTGGCCGGTGGCGGCGCCGGGCTGAGCCCGGAGAAGCGGGCGGTGCTGGGGGCCtcgctgctgctcctccagcgcGACTACCGCTTCGAGCGGGTCTGGTTCTGGGGCTGCATCCAGGGCGTGCGCGGCGCCTACTACATCGCCGAGGGGCTGGGCCCCGACCGCGCCGCGCCCCGCAGCCGCCTCTACAG CTTGAACTGCGTGGAATGGAGCCTCCTGCCACCAGCGACTGAGGACATAGTtgcacaggcagagcagctgaaggGCCGCTTCCAGGGGGATCCTTCTTTTGAGTACGAGTACACCGAGATAAACACAGAAGATGCTGAAAGATTGTTTGAAGATGGTAAGGAG ctcaTGATCAAGGAGGAGACCCGCCTTGTAGCTACGATAGAACAGATAGACAGAGCAGTTGGTATCATCCCCCGGGGGGCATTTGTGAAGACTCCTCTTGGGTCTGtccatgaaaacagaaactttGAAG GTCTTTCTTTGACAGAGGCGAAAAAGTTAAGTTCCTATTTCCATTTTACTGAGCCTGTTAACCTGAAGAATAAAACCCTGCTGGAAAAAGCTCTCCTGGACCCATCCACTGACTTTCTAGACTCTCTGGAGCATGATATCCCACAAG GCTCCTGGACTGTCCAGCTAGAGAAGGGAGGCACTGTGGTGGTGCTGCGGAGCCTGCTGTGGCTGGGACTCACGTTCTACCATGTTCCAATGACCAAGCAATACGGCTACGTCTACTTTGGCACTGGTGAGAAGAACTTAGATCTGCCCTTCATGCTGTGA